The DNA region ATCTTTGTGATCCAAATACTCAGTTTGGTAACACTTCACTTAAGCATGCGTATAATAAAGCATTATGATACACTTATAATGCATTGTCAGACATGTCATAAGCATGTATCCCCTTATTGTCATATACATTACAAGAGCACTGTGACGTACTAGCAACTTCTGACAACAGAGACGTGTGGGTTCCTCACCGTAGCTCCTCCAGACAGAGTTTGTTCCTGAGCCGGACGTCCTCACTGATGGGGTAGAGCAGCAGTATCAACAGGCCTGTTATGATGAAGGCCACCGGGGCAGCGCCTATGAGCAGTTTCAGAGTGTAGGCTACTTGAGCAGGCTGCCTGCATGCTCCCGTGTCATAACCCGCAAACCTGAAGATACCAGTACACGCACACACGTATTATACACAGCAAACCTGAAGataccagtacacacacacacgtattatACACAGCAAACTTGAAGAGATACGTACAGTGTCTTAACCTGCAAACCTGTAGAGATGCACACCTGTATCATACCGACAGTTACACACTCACCAGTTTCATAAATACAATAGACTACAATGGCCAATTAATGCATACATCAGGCTTGTGTTTATGTGTTTCTCTCTAGACATCTCACTCCTATGTTATTTAACTGACTTGGTGTTCGTGGCGTCTGACTCACTCCAAGAGAGATGCCAGAAGTGTTGTTAACTTGTTTATGTTTCTCCTGATGTGgatcagtgtttgtgtgtttgactCACTCGAGGTAAGGCATGGATACTCCCAAGGAAATCCCATTTTCAGTAATGAATGCCTTTAATACTCTTGTGTTAGTGtttatgttgtctgtctgtctgactcactCGAGGCAGAGGGTAGACACTCCGAGAGAGATCCCAGCAGCAAACTTGGTGAAGAACACGTAGAAGGAGTAGAAGATGGCCTCATAGCCTTTACAGTAGGggttggccagacggaagtcatcCACCACATCTGGTAGCATCGacctgaaacacaacacacacacaatactacatGAAAACATCTCCCATCAACAGCTTATAGGCCTACCTCATCATCATGTTATACAACCGGTCTCGATGACTCCAtctgtctgaggaggagcagtCTATTTATAGCGCTAGAGGATGAAATGGCTACAATGGTGCTCATAGAGCAGAGTTTAAATGGCCTGGCGAAATGACTGCTACTACGTGATGACATGATTACAAGATGAAGCTAACTGTAGCCAAACTGCTCCGACCACAGATGGGGAATCACCAGAtcattttatttcaattttttatttaacctttatttaactaggcaagtcagttaacaacaaattcttatttacaatgacagcctaacccggacgatgctgggacaattgtgtgccgccctatgggacttccaatcacggccggttgtgatacagcctggaatcaaaccagggtctgtagtgacacctctagcactgagatgcagtgccttagaaatctgcaccactcgggagccagataaaaagacagacaggcatacactacatgaccaaaagtatgtggagacctgctcgttgaacatctcattcaataatcatgggcattaatgtggagttggtcccccctttactgctataacagcttccactcttctgggaaggctttccactagatgatagaacattgctgcggggacatacttccattcagccatgagagcattagcgaggtcgggcactgatgttgggcgattaggcctggctcgcagtcggctttccaattcaacccaaaagtgttcgatggggtttatgtcagggctctgtgcaggccaatcaagttcttccatacagatcttgacaaaccatttctgtacctcgctttgtgcacagtagcattgtcatgctgaaacaggaaaggaccttccccaaactgttgtcacaaagttggaagcacagaatcgtctagattgtcattgtatgctgtagcgttaagatttactttcactgcaactaaggggcctagcccgaaccaagaaaacagccctagaccattattcctcctccaccaaactttacagttggtactatgcattggggcaggtagcgttcttctgccaaccgccaaacccagattcgtccgaatgccagatggtgaagcgtgattcatcattccagagaatgtgtttccactgctccagagtccaatggcggtgagctttacaccactccagcagacgcttggcgttctgtgagcttatggggtctaccacttcgcagctgagccgttgttgctcctagacgtttccacttcacaataacagcacttacagttgacctgggcagctctagcagggcatacatttgaggaactgacttgttagaaaaggtggcatcctatgacggtgccacgttgaaagtcactgagctcttcagtaaggccattctactgccaatgtttgtctatggagattgcatggctgtgtgctcgatttcatacacctgtcagcaacgggtgtggctgaaatagccaaatccacaaatttgaagaggtgtccacatactttggtatatatagtgtacatacaCAGCATGATGACCCCACGCGATAAACCCTGTcatttagagagagaagagaagtacgGAGGAGGCAGGGACATAGTgatagagaaaggagggaggagagagggagacaggagggtgaagagggagaaaagaagaTGGGAAGGCAATGTGCTATAAACAACAGTAATAACAGAATGAAAGTGGAGACTGTAGCCCCCCCCCCTGAGGTTTATAGACATATCTCATTCATCAACATGACATCATAGCCAGGTGTGACTGTATCATGCCAGGGGGtgaattacatttttgtattctttctttaactaggcaagtcagttaagaacaaattcttatttacaatgatggcctactggggaacagtgggttaactgccttgttcaggggcagagtggccgatttttaccttgtcagcataagggtttcgatccagcaaccttttggttactggcccaacgctctaaccactgaaTGGACAGAGAGAAGTGGAGACTGCTGCTATTACAGCAATAGAATAGTAATTCTACAAGGACTGTTGCTATTTTACCACCCCAAGAATATGTTTACTATTGCTACTGTAGCTACAACCAGTGGCTAGTGCTAGTGGTACTACAACTACACCACATCCACAGAGGACCTTTGTGCCATCACAATTCAATTGGGCTCACCATGGTAGGAGGAGTGATGCAGCCACACTGAGTCCAGAAGAGACAGCCACTACGTAGGCTACGACCAGGTTAGGAATGAACACCAGCATCACTGTGAACGGCATGATCcactggacagaaagagagagagagtaagaggaatgaacacacacacatacacacacatactgtacatactgtatacacacagcaTGAGATAGTTGCACACACATTTGTAATCAGGgttggtaggttactttctaaatgtaatccattacagttactagttacctgtccaaaattgaaaTCAGTCAAGTAACacaatctgattactttccctttaagaggcaatagaagaagacaaaaaggatccatcaaacgtatttggtgtgtcatcaaagtggtctctgacttgtggtcagactcgatcaggtggaacaaacttaaacttgcgccttttttcaatgctgaattgaatgtcattgagaaaacataaagatgtcaatgtattttttttgcaaaaatcctttctgattttaaaagtaatccaaaaagtaatcatctagtttttcaaaagaatctgtaatctgattaaaaTAATTTTGCTGCTAatttcactgactacagctagtttttttgtaatcagttactctccaaccctgtttgtAATACCGTATTATAAAACCCTCTGGAGATTTTTGATCAGACAGTGCATCTCCAGAAGTAATAATATGTTTGTCCACAAGGTGGCACGTTTTTATCATCAGTGGAGCATCACCAACCGGTCCCAGACACTTACCGTGATTCCACAGAAGGCTGCCTTCTTCTTGCCGAACCGCTCCAGAAACCACTGCCACAAAGGGATGCTCACTACTGCAGATACCTGGGAAGAGGAGTATCATTTTTAAGAACATGCTATACTATTGTTTTTGGTTTTAAGTATACTCTAATGTCATATAAAACCATGCACTGATGTCAATGGGACATTTGTGTGAAAGTGTAAGTTTCTAGTTACATTGATCTAGGTCTGAAACCAGAACTCACCAGGATGGTCAGCACAATGTTCTGGAAGTGGTCTCTCAGGTCCACTGCATGCGTACAGAACAGGACAAAGTTGCTTTGCACCAACTGGAAATCAGATCAGATATCACACACATTCGTTCTTCAGAAAGATTCCGAATATTCAGCACTGTCCTATCCTCTCTGCCCACGGTGCCAAATCACTGGAGAAGCTGCTGACTAATGCAAAGTTTCATCCCTGCTCTTGAATGATATATAATCCTTCTATTCTGATGAGCTGACAGTAAGTTATTTAAGGGAAGATTTGTGAGATACGGCAGTTGGGATGTTTGAGGTGGAATCTATCAAAGCTGTACTTTATAGTTCCAATGCCAACCAACCATATGATCACAGTCATACAAGAAGTTTACCACTGAGAATTCTCATAATGATAACAATAACTAGATATTACATCATTGTAATATGACAATGTgtcgtctatctgtctgtctatcatcATCGGATGGAtttggagctgagagagagatgctgtCAAGCATATTTCCTCAAACACACTGATTGCtctatttttcttgatcaaatcaaCATTCAATGGCAGGCAGGCTGTATCTGGAGCCATTCTGGGCCCAATCATAACACAACACCCATTACCATCCCACTGTGGGTGTCATGTCTGAGAGGGGGTGTATCAATGTTCCCACCTGAATGGCAACGGAGATGAAGAGGAATGCAGCAGTCAGAGTGAGGTAGGGACCGTGTCGCATCACCAGGATGAAGCCCTTGTGGAACGGGATCTGCTTCTCCGTCTTCGAAATGTACGGATCTGTGCGAGGAAGAAAAGGAACAAGATCTGAAAGTGTCAAAAGAGACAGTTTCTTTGGTTTCCATCTTTTATCCCACTCTAAAAAAATAGCTCAATCTAGCCCGCAAAGCACCAAGCATTCTGCAGTGAGAGAAAAAAGCATGAGTGAGACACGTATGGGAGACTTCCCCTCCAGTCTGGTAACCCTGTAGATGCCCCTGCATTGCAGTATTGCTAtgctctgtgtgtgggtgggggggagggggggtataaGTACAGAGAACCAGAACTGACAGGTTCGCTGGTACAGAGGTCAGCAGTTCATTGACAGCCTCCATGTGCAGTATAAACACACAAGATATGTCATTTTATACTTAACACTTAATCCTCCTTGTTTTCCTGAGTTGGATAATCATTGCATGAGGCTGAAGCTAGCTAAATGGAGGCCAGAAATAGTCCAGTCAGAATAAGGCTCAAAACAAGTCAACGGAGTGCTACTGTGCTTACTGATACATTGCAAATGGCGTTTGAGTGAAATGtgtgaagggaaagagagaggagcacaCTCACTTGCTGGGAAAGagtgtgcacaaacacacacacacacaagcacatatgcgagtacacgcacacactcaccgTCTCTCTCTTTGACTCCCAGGAACATGACCACAGTGCAGATGAGAAACACTCCTCCAATCACACCAGCAGCGATCATATACATCTCCTtctgtagagagtagagagagtagagagaataaACAATCATATACTGTTACTGTACACCTCATTCTGCAAGGACAGAGAGTAACAATATACCATGTACACCTCATTCTGCAAAGGCAAGAAAACAACAgtgtaaatgtaacctttatttgtTAAATTTAGATGTCCATTAGGTATTATTTtaaactactcttcctggggtccacttcACATCTTTCTTTCTTTGGTTACACAAGGAGGACATCTGAACTGAGCCTTCCTCAATCTCCATCATGTATCTCCATCCAATTACTTCACTTCAACCCTTATCTGAAAGTTGCATTAAAACATAACAATGTGTTTATTGACCTGTGATTTTAGGGTAGAACTCCTTATATCGCTCTAGCAGATACCAGATCACTCAGAATTCACTGTACATCTTAGATACAAGGAACAACAGGAAAGGATCTCAATTGAATTCTGAAATACAACCTACCAAAATACTACTATTCTGCCCTTgagttgcgttcccatgcaaaactagacagatagctaacaactaagtcttcaataaaactcccaaggcgtaacttttcttgaatgaatatattgTAAACGTTTATGTtatattcattcaagaaaagttacgccttgggagttttattgaagacttagttgttagctatctgtttagttttgcatgggaacgcaactcaagggcagaatagtaaaaaaacaaatattttccaaggctgaagcgtgacaagaaataactacactgaaagacctgcaccgtagcgttgtttttagctgcttctaagcgtgcagaacgaattctctacttcctgtttgtgtACACtctaagtaccagaaagctccactagggggcaaataacatcatggaacacaatgaaaatccattttaactattgtaataaaataatctgttaccttctaacagCATTTTAactattgtaataaaataatctgttaccttctaacaggatggcagcacactCCCCGCCTGGTATAATGAAATTGTgccactatgaaataaaacatatcaaGAAACAAATAATGTCCTTTCTATTTGTATATTTTGTCTCTAGGATGKTTCAGAAAGAAGAACAACAATCTCTGAGATTGGTCTCAGAAACACCTTAGCAGCTCCTTGCTTGACAATTTTTAGTTCTACTTTCCTAACCTTTTTGTCAGTACTGGGAAAGGTTTTGACCACAAGCCCGACTGGCCAGTCATTTCTGTGTGCCTGACTATCTTTCAATAAGACAACATCTCCCACTTTTACATTTGGCTTTTCTGCTGTCCATTTTCTGCGTCTCTGCAGCGTTGTCAGGTACTCCTGTCTCCACCTTTTCCAAAAGGTGTCAGCGAGACACTGGACTTGCTTCCACTGTTTTCCATGAAGGTCGTTCATGCTGAAGTATCCAGAAGGGGCTGAGGTAGCGCTGGMRTTTTGTGTCAGTAACATTGAGGGTGTGAGAATGGCAGGCATGTCAGGGTCSGTTGACACTGACACTAGSGGTCTCGCATTGATTATTGCCATAACTTCAGACATaagagtgctcaagacctcatGTGTGAGACGAGTGGAGCCCGTCTGAAACAGCATAGCATCAAGGATACGTCTGGCAACCCCAATGAGTCTCTCCCAAGAACCACCCATATGAGACGAGTGTGGAGGATTAAATATCCANNNNNNNNNNNNNNNNNNNNNNNNNNNNNNNNNNNNNNNNNNNNNNNNNNNNNNNNNNNNNNNNNNNNNNNNNNNNNNNNNNNNNNNNNNNNNNNNNNNNNNNNNNNNNNNNNNNNNNNNNNNNNNNNNNNNNNNNNNNNNNNNNNNNNNNNNNNNNNNNNNNNNNNNNNNNNNNNNNNNNNNNNNNNNNNNNNNNNNNNNNNNNNNNNNNNNNNNNNNNNNNNNNNNNNNNNNNNNNNNNNNNNNNNNNNNNNNNNNNNNNNNNNNNNNNNNNNNNNNNNNNNNNNNNNNNNNNNNNNNNNNNNNNNNNNNNNNNNNNNNNNNNNNNNNNNNNNNNNNNNNNNNNNNNNNNNNNNNNNNNNNNNNNNNNNNNNNNNNNNNNNNNNNNNNNNNNNNNNNNNNNNNNNNNNNNNNNNNNNNNNNNNNNNNNNNNNNNNNNNNNNNNNNNNNNNNNNNNNNNNNNNNNNNNNNNNNNNNNNNNNNNNNNNNNNNNNNNNNNNNNNNNNNNNNNNNNNNNNNNNNNNNNNNNNNNNNNNNNNNNNNNNNNNNNNNNNNNNNNNNNNNNNNNNNNNNNNNNNNNNNNNNNNNNNNNNNNNNNNNNNNNNNNNNNNNNNNNNNNNNNNNNNNNNNNNNNNNNNNNNNNNNNNNNNNNNNNNNNNNNNNNNNNNNNNNNNNNNNNNNNNNNNNNNNNNNNNNNNNNNNNNNNNNNNNNNNNNNNNNNNNNNNNNNNNNNNNNNNNNNNNNNNNNNNNNNNNNNNNNNNNNNNNNNNNNNNNNNNNNNNNNNNNNNNNNNNNNNNNNNNNNNNNNNNNNNNNNNNNNNNNNNNNNNNNNNNNNNNNNNNNNNNNNNNNNNNNNNNNNNNNNNNNNNNNNNNNNNNNNNNNNNNNNNNNNNNNNNNNNNNNNNNNNNNNNNNNNNNNNNNNNNNNNNNNNNNNNNNNNNNNNNNNNNNNNNNNNNNNNNNNNNNNNNNNNNNNNNNNNNNNNNNNNNNNNNNNNNNNNNNNNNNNNNNNNNNNNNNNNNNNNNNNNNNNNNNNNNNNNNNNNNNNNNNNNNNNNNNNNNNNNNNNNNNNNNNNNNNNNNNNNNNNNNNNNNNNNNNNNNNNNNNNNNNNNNNNNNNNNNNNNNNNNNNNNNNNNNNNNNNNNNNNNNNNNNNNNNNNNNNNNNNNNNNNNNNNNNNNNNNNNNNNNNNNNNNNNNNNNNNNNNNNNNNNNNNNNNNNNNNNNN from Salvelinus sp. IW2-2015 linkage group LG14, ASM291031v2, whole genome shotgun sequence includes:
- the LOC111973592 gene encoding sphingosine-1-phosphate transporter MFSD2B-like, which encodes MVGCTPFVVVSYFYLWFVPPFTNGRFIWYLGFYCLYQTLITCFHVPYSALTMFLSTDQKERDSATAYRMTMEVLGTLVGAAIQGQIVASAHTLKNCPQHNMSASHLGNGSGAEIVKRIVHSQDFLSHAKEMYMIAAGVIGGVFLICTVVMFLGVKERDDPYISKTEKQIPFHKGFILVMRHGPYLTLTAAFLFISVAIQLVQSNFVLFCTHAVDLRDHFQNIVLTILVSAVVSIPLWQWFLERFGKKKAAFCGITWIMPFTVMLVFIPNLVVAYVVAVSSGLSVAASLLLPWSMLPDVVDDFRLANPYCKGYEAIFYSFYVFFTKFAAGISLGVSTLCLEFAGYDTGACRQPAQVAYTLKLLIGAAPVAFIITGLLILLLYPISEDVRLRNKLCLEELRKQSSISSRTLEDLSNP